The following coding sequences are from one Buchnera aphidicola (Periphyllus testudinaceus) window:
- the ydiK gene encoding AI-2E family transporter YdiK, which translates to MKNPKDSMDLSQIIVLTISISSIILASFYIICPFFKSLFWASMIVISTWPLMLKLEHFLGGRRHLSVFFIMIFLLLLFFIPVFLFINSLIENSILFINWIATEDHKIFNLNYLNSIPIFGSRFESGYNNLLNIKKNNIFHYFQPYIYQFIKFLIFQIKVLTKSLIDLFFVFFFSYLLYWKGESINSIIYDVSYRLNSKSIHEILLIIGKAIRSVALGVVVTAFFQGILAGLGLFIIGLPYSIFLIILIIFLSLIQIGSLPILIPIVFWLFWKKYFFYATFLLLWSFFLSILDNVLRCLFIKIGINLPSFLIISGVIGGFISFGMIGLFIGPVILDITYRIILSWMKEKSEKNVYNIKKIKKLIIKNK; encoded by the coding sequence ATGAAAAATCCAAAAGATAGTATGGATTTATCACAGATTATTGTTTTAACAATTTCGATTTCATCTATTATTTTAGCAAGTTTTTATATTATATGTCCTTTTTTTAAAAGTTTATTTTGGGCTAGCATGATAGTTATTTCTACTTGGCCTTTAATGTTAAAATTAGAACATTTTTTAGGAGGAAGAAGGCATTTATCTGTTTTTTTTATAATGATATTTTTATTATTGTTATTTTTTATTCCAGTATTTCTTTTTATAAATAGTTTAATTGAAAATAGTATTTTATTTATTAATTGGATTGCAACTGAAGATCATAAAATTTTTAATTTAAATTATTTAAATTCTATACCTATTTTTGGTTCAAGATTTGAATCTGGATACAATAATTTGTTAAATATCAAAAAAAATAATATATTTCATTATTTTCAACCTTATATTTATCAATTTATTAAATTTTTAATTTTTCAAATAAAAGTTTTAACTAAATCTTTGATTGATTTGTTTTTTGTTTTTTTCTTTAGTTATTTATTATATTGGAAAGGTGAAAGTATAAATTCTATTATTTATGATGTGTCTTATCGTTTGAATTCAAAATCTATTCATGAAATATTATTAATTATAGGAAAAGCTATTCGTTCAGTTGCTTTAGGTGTAGTTGTTACTGCTTTTTTTCAAGGAATTTTAGCTGGTTTAGGTTTATTTATAATAGGCCTTCCATATTCTATTTTTTTAATTATTTTAATAATATTTTTGTCATTGATTCAAATAGGATCTCTTCCTATTTTAATTCCAATTGTTTTTTGGTTATTTTGGAAGAAATATTTCTTTTATGCAACATTTCTTTTATTGTGGAGTTTTTTTCTTTCTATATTAGATAATGTTTTAAGATGTTTATTTATTAAAATTGGAATTAATTTACCTTCTTTTTTAATTATATCAGGTGTTATAGGTGGTTTTATATCATTTGGAATGATAGGATTATTTATTGGCCCTGTTATTTTAGATATTACTTATAGAATTATTTTATCTTGGATGAAAGAAAAATCGGAAAAAAACGTATATAATATAAAAAAAATTAAAAAATTAATTATAAAAAATAAATAA
- a CDS encoding riboflavin synthase subunit alpha: protein MFTGIIKGVATVLSINKKSSKYYKCYFFMPNFFLKGIHIGDSISNNGCCLTIIKIFKNIAKFHIINETYKKTNLKFLKKNDLVNVERAARFNDEIGGHIVSGHIITTAKIIKIFKSKKYLKFLLKLNNKFIKYIFYKGFICLDGVSLTVGKIVKNCFYVRIIPETFLRTNFMFRKVNDFINIEIDSMTQIIVDTCKSFFKKKHNFLNFHN, encoded by the coding sequence ATGTTTACAGGTATTATAAAAGGAGTAGCTACTGTTTTATCTATTAATAAAAAAAGTTCTAAATATTATAAATGTTATTTTTTTATGCCTAATTTTTTTTTAAAAGGAATTCATATAGGAGATTCAATATCTAATAATGGTTGTTGTTTAACTATAATAAAAATTTTTAAAAATATAGCTAAATTTCATATTATTAATGAAACTTATAAAAAAACTAATTTAAAATTTTTAAAAAAAAATGATTTAGTAAACGTTGAAAGAGCTGCTAGATTTAATGATGAAATTGGAGGTCATATTGTTTCTGGCCACATTATTACTACTGCTAAAATTATTAAAATTTTTAAATCTAAAAAATATTTAAAATTTTTATTAAAATTAAATAATAAATTTATAAAATATATTTTTTACAAAGGTTTTATTTGTTTGGATGGTGTAAGTTTAACTGTCGGAAAGATTGTAAAAAATTGTTTTTATGTTCGTATCATTCCTGAAACATTTTTAAGAACTAATTTTATGTTTAGAAAAGTGAACGATTTTATAAATATTGAAATTGATTCTATGACTCAAATTATAGTTGATACTTGTAAAAGTTTTTTTAAAAAAAAACATAATTTTTTAAATTTTCATAATTAA
- the infC gene encoding translation initiation factor IF-3, translating into MKGWKRAQMNRIHRINNEIRALKVRLTGLKNEKLGIVSLSDALIQSEMVGADLVEISPNAEPPVCKIMNYGKFIYNKTKELKEQKKKQKVVQIKEIKFRPSTDEGDYQVKLRNLIRFLKDGNKVKITLRYRGREMAHQKIGVNVLNRVKKDLSNISLVEFFPSRIEGRQMVMILSPKKI; encoded by the coding sequence ATTAAAGGCTGGAAAAGAGCGCAAATGAATAGAATTCATAGAATAAATAATGAAATTCGAGCTTTAAAAGTACGTTTAACTGGCTTAAAAAATGAAAAATTAGGAATTGTAAGCCTTTCAGATGCTTTAATTCAATCAGAAATGGTAGGAGCAGATTTAGTAGAAATTAGTCCTAATGCAGAACCTCCAGTATGTAAAATAATGAATTATGGAAAATTTATTTACAATAAAACAAAGGAATTAAAAGAACAAAAAAAGAAACAAAAAGTAGTACAAATTAAAGAAATTAAATTTAGACCTAGTACAGATGAAGGCGATTATCAAGTAAAATTAAGAAATTTAATTCGTTTTTTAAAAGATGGTAATAAAGTTAAAATTACTCTTCGTTATAGAGGAAGAGAAATGGCTCATCAAAAAATAGGAGTAAATGTTTTAAATAGGGTAAAAAAAGATCTAAGTAATATTTCTTTAGTTGAATTTTTTCCTTCAAGAATTGAAGGAAGGCAAATGGTTATGATTTTATCTCCTAAAAAAATATAA
- the pheS gene encoding phenylalanine--tRNA ligase subunit alpha, protein MKLTKKYIKNVLLQINKCKNIYELNEIKSKNLGKKGFITKKMKFLKEMDLNKRKEFSIFINKIKKKIIKLILNKKNELIEKFSNITLNKSNIDITLSSKEICSGSLHIITKSIYKIQNFFSKLGCEVISGPEIESDYYNFDALNIKKDHPSRDSHDTFWFNKNFLLRTQTSSVQIRSMEVKKPPIRIVVPGKVYRNDSSLTHSPMFHQIEGLIVEKGISFSNLKWIMENFLYDFFKKVYKIRFRNSYFPFTTPSAEIDIFNNKSQKWLEVLGCGMVHPTVLKNVKINSKIYSGCAFGIGIERLIMLKYNLSNIRSFFKNDLRFLKQFK, encoded by the coding sequence ATGAAACTAACTAAAAAATATATTAAAAATGTATTATTACAAATTAATAAATGTAAAAATATATATGAATTAAATGAAATAAAGTCTAAAAATTTAGGAAAAAAAGGATTTATTACAAAAAAAATGAAATTTTTAAAAGAAATGGATTTAAATAAAAGAAAAGAATTTAGTATATTTATTAATAAAATTAAAAAAAAAATAATAAAATTAATTTTAAATAAAAAAAACGAATTAATAGAGAAATTTTCTAATATTACTTTAAATAAAAGTAATATTGATATTACTTTATCATCTAAAGAAATTTGTTCGGGTTCATTGCATATTATTACTAAATCAATATATAAAATACAGAATTTTTTTTCAAAATTGGGTTGTGAAGTTATTTCTGGTCCAGAAATAGAAAGTGATTATTATAATTTTGATGCTTTAAATATTAAAAAAGATCATCCATCAAGAGATAGTCACGATACTTTTTGGTTTAATAAAAATTTTTTATTAAGAACTCAAACTTCTAGTGTTCAAATTAGATCAATGGAAGTTAAAAAACCTCCTATTAGAATAGTAGTTCCAGGAAAAGTATATAGAAATGATTCAAGTTTAACACATAGCCCAATGTTTCATCAAATTGAAGGATTAATTGTAGAAAAAGGTATTAGTTTTTCAAATTTGAAGTGGATAATGGAAAATTTTTTATATGATTTTTTTAAAAAAGTATATAAAATTAGATTTAGGAATTCATATTTTCCTTTTACTACTCCATCAGCAGAAATAGATATTTTTAATAATAAGTCACAAAAATGGTTAGAAGTATTAGGATGTGGTATGGTTCATCCAACTGTTTTAAAAAATGTAAAAATTAATTCAAAAATATATTCTGGATGTGCTTTTGGAATCGGAATTGAACGATTGATTATGTTAAAATATAATTTA
- the rpmI gene encoding 50S ribosomal protein L35, with protein sequence MNKLKTLKSASKRFKKTASGKFKRKQANLRHILTKKTSSRKRHLRSKKIVSHSNIKEVRSFFPYI encoded by the coding sequence ATGAATAAATTAAAAACTTTAAAAAGTGCTTCTAAGCGTTTTAAAAAAACAGCATCTGGAAAATTTAAAAGAAAGCAAGCAAATTTAAGACATATTCTTACTAAAAAAACAAGTTCTAGAAAGAGACATTTAAGATCAAAAAAAATTGTTTCTCATTCAAATATAAAAGAAGTAAGATCTTTTTTTCCATATATTTAA
- the tyrS gene encoding tyrosine--tRNA ligase, translating to MLKIKFLDQLKKRKLISQITNDIKVNVLLEKKNISIYCGFDPTADSLHVGHILPLLFLKRFQLKGHTPIVLIGGATSLIGDPSFKLEERKLCNFVDTSSWIENIKSQISLFLDFSDISNKAIILNNYDWFKKLNIISFLRKIGKNFSVKQMINKESVKQRIDRDNKGISFTEFSYSLLQAYDFSILYKNYNTMLQIGGSDQWGNITSGIHLTHSLYNSEVFGLTLPLLTTSTGEKFGKSGLKTIWLDSKKTTPYEFYQFWLNTTDKNIYNYLKYFTFLSIDKIQKMKKKDKKENTYIKSKKILAKNVTCLIHGKKKYKISKKISNIFFSKKLNMLKLKNLKKLKKYNAPHICLKNKIYNLKEVLYLTNLATSYRHARDLISSNSISINYKKEKNINYIFSDLDKLFKKYTLLKKGKKTFFLIIWK from the coding sequence ATGTTAAAAATAAAATTTCTTGATCAGTTAAAAAAACGTAAATTAATATCTCAAATTACTAATGATATTAAAGTTAATGTTTTATTAGAAAAAAAAAATATTTCTATATATTGTGGTTTTGATCCTACTGCAGATAGTTTACATGTTGGTCATATTCTTCCTTTATTATTTTTAAAAAGATTTCAATTAAAAGGACATACTCCTATTGTATTGATTGGCGGAGCAACTAGTTTAATTGGAGATCCTAGTTTTAAATTAGAAGAAAGAAAATTATGTAATTTTGTTGATACATCTTCTTGGATTGAGAATATTAAAAGTCAAATTTCATTGTTTTTAGATTTTTCAGATATATCAAATAAAGCAATTATTTTAAATAATTACGATTGGTTTAAAAAATTAAATATAATTAGTTTTTTAAGAAAAATCGGAAAAAATTTTTCCGTTAAACAAATGATTAATAAAGAATCCGTTAAACAAAGAATTGATAGGGATAATAAAGGTATTTCGTTTACTGAATTTTCTTATAGTTTATTACAAGCTTATGATTTTTCTATTTTATATAAAAATTATAATACTATGCTTCAAATAGGTGGATCTGATCAATGGGGTAATATTACTTCTGGTATTCATTTAACTCATTCTTTGTACAATTCTGAAGTTTTTGGGTTAACTTTGCCTCTTTTAACAACTTCTACAGGTGAAAAATTTGGAAAAAGTGGATTAAAAACAATATGGTTAGATTCAAAGAAAACTACTCCATATGAATTTTATCAATTTTGGTTAAATACTACAGATAAAAATATATATAATTATTTAAAATATTTTACTTTTTTAAGTATAGATAAAATTCAGAAAATGAAAAAAAAAGATAAAAAAGAAAATACTTATATTAAATCAAAAAAAATTCTTGCAAAAAATGTTACTTGTTTAATACATGGAAAAAAAAAATATAAAATTTCTAAAAAAATTTCTAATATTTTTTTTTCTAAAAAATTAAATATGTTAAAATTAAAAAATTTAAAAAAATTAAAAAAATATAATGCTCCTCATATTTGTTTAAAAAATAAAATATATAATTTGAAGGAAGTTTTATATTTAACTAATTTAGCGACTTCATATAGACATGCAAGAGATTTAATTAGTTCAAATTCAATTTCCATTAATTATAAAAAAGAGAAAAATATAAATTACATTTTTTCAGATTTGGATAAATTATTTAAAAAATATACATTACTTAAAAAAGGAAAAAAAACATTTTTTCTTATAATATGGAAATAA
- a CDS encoding 3-deoxy-7-phosphoheptulonate synthase has product MKKTDELRTLRIDPLITPAKLSECFPVTSEIIDNVINTRKRISNIMSGKDSRLLVIIGPCSIHDPIAALDYANRLNYLRKKYKSSLEIIMRTYFEKPRTVIGWKGLISDPDIDNTFQVNKGLSIARKFLLDINKIGLPAATEFLDMVIGQFINDLISWGAIGARTTESQIHREMASALSCPVGFKNGTDGNTSIAIDAIRASRVQHVFLAPDKNGKMTINHTSGNSLSHIIMRGGSKPNYHKKDIDKAILNLKKFNLPEKLMVDFSHGNSLKQHKLQFNVCKSVCKKIVNGSNNIFGVMIESFLEEGSQQISKKYKMKYGQSITDSCLNWEDSVLMIKNLSEAICHRN; this is encoded by the coding sequence ATGAAAAAAACAGATGAATTGAGAACATTAAGAATAGATCCTTTAATTACTCCAGCAAAGTTATCAGAATGTTTTCCTGTTACTTCTGAAATTATTGATAATGTAATTAATACTAGAAAAAGAATTTCAAATATTATGTCAGGAAAAGATTCACGATTATTAGTAATTATTGGCCCATGTTCTATACATGATCCAATTGCAGCTTTAGATTATGCAAATCGTTTAAATTATTTAAGAAAAAAATATAAATCTTCTCTAGAAATTATAATGAGAACATATTTTGAAAAACCTAGAACAGTTATTGGGTGGAAAGGTTTAATATCTGATCCTGATATTGATAATACTTTTCAAGTAAATAAAGGATTGTCGATTGCAAGGAAATTTTTATTAGATATTAATAAAATAGGATTACCTGCTGCAACTGAATTTTTAGATATGGTAATTGGACAATTTATAAATGATTTAATTAGTTGGGGAGCTATTGGAGCAAGGACTACAGAAAGCCAAATTCATCGTGAAATGGCATCAGCTTTATCTTGCCCTGTGGGTTTTAAAAATGGTACAGATGGAAATACATCAATTGCAATAGATGCAATAAGAGCTTCAAGAGTACAACATGTTTTTTTAGCACCTGATAAAAATGGTAAAATGACTATAAATCATACAAGCGGAAATTCTTTATCTCATATAATTATGAGAGGTGGATCTAAACCAAATTATCATAAAAAAGATATTGATAAAGCTATTTTAAATTTAAAAAAATTTAATTTACCAGAAAAATTAATGGTTGATTTTAGTCATGGAAATTCTTTAAAACAGCATAAATTACAATTTAATGTATGTAAATCTGTTTGTAAGAAAATAGTTAATGGATCAAATAATATTTTTGGTGTGATGATAGAAAGTTTTTTAGAAGAAGGTTCTCAACAAATTTCTAAAAAATATAAAATGAAATATGGGCAATCTATTACTGATTCTTGTTTAAATTGGGAAGATAGTGTTTTAATGATTAAAAATTTATCTGAAGCTATTTGTCATAGGAATTAA
- a CDS encoding HesB/IscA family protein: MKNYLFKSNIKKLKGIYITKNALKKINSEFNSNKKINIKINIKKTGCAGFKYFLKKYNKIKEKDIIFFKKNINIIVSKNEIKFIDGIKIDFIQEKFKNIFKFFHKNIKNTCGCGESFQIKNIF; the protein is encoded by the coding sequence ATGAAAAATTATCTATTTAAATCAAATATAAAAAAATTAAAAGGTATATATATCACAAAAAATGCACTTAAAAAAATTAATTCAGAATTTAATTCAAATAAAAAAATTAATATTAAAATAAATATAAAAAAAACAGGATGCGCAGGATTTAAATATTTTTTAAAAAAATATAACAAAATTAAAGAAAAAGACATAATTTTTTTTAAAAAAAATATAAATATTATAGTTTCAAAAAATGAAATAAAATTTATTGATGGAATAAAAATAGATTTTATTCAAGAAAAATTCAAAAATATTTTTAAATTTTTTCATAAAAATATAAAAAATACATGCGGTTGTGGAGAAAGTTTTCAAATTAAAAATATTTTTTAA
- the tilS gene encoding tRNA lysidine(34) synthetase TilS → MINFKKKISKYKKFLVAYSGGIDSTVLLYKLLEIKKKKNIKIRAIHINHQIYKESKKWSKHCKKICIKNKIKFIEEKIFLKKKNIESQARKKRYQIFKKNLLSEEILLTGHNLDDQCETLILSIKRGSGPKGLSSISYKKKFFKNILIRPLLEFSRSKIEKWAKKKKLKWINDHSNNNLSYDRNFIRHKIMPIIKKRWKFFPKNCLRTTQLIHNEHKLLNNFIHPIIKKNLYKKKALYLKNIKKLNIKMQYFIIRKWINIQKKKLPSLIFLKNIIKNVINNKKKKNPKIVLKKYEIWKYQNHLFWIKKKPTIKNYIIFWHPPFKKLILPKNFGYLKMIKKKYSKNKLYIKKPKKNQLIIIKFQTNKKIQTHQNKTKKKIKKIFNEFKIPPWKRKKIPLLFYNNKLISIIGIIVTKKKYNIKEKKISVIWNK, encoded by the coding sequence ATGATAAACTTTAAAAAAAAAATATCAAAATATAAAAAATTTTTAGTTGCATATAGTGGAGGAATTGATTCTACAGTACTTTTATATAAATTATTAGAAATTAAAAAAAAAAAAAATATAAAAATCAGAGCAATACATATAAATCATCAAATATATAAAGAATCAAAAAAATGGAGCAAACATTGTAAAAAAATTTGTATAAAAAATAAAATTAAATTTATCGAAGAAAAAATTTTTTTAAAAAAAAAAAATATAGAGTCTCAAGCACGAAAAAAAAGATATCAAATATTTAAAAAAAATTTATTATCAGAAGAAATTTTGTTAACAGGACATAATTTAGATGATCAATGCGAAACTTTAATACTATCTATAAAAAGAGGAAGCGGACCAAAAGGGTTATCTAGCATTTCTTATAAAAAAAAATTTTTTAAAAATATTTTGATAAGACCATTATTAGAATTTTCTAGATCAAAAATTGAAAAATGGGCAAAAAAAAAAAAATTAAAATGGATAAATGATCATAGCAACAACAACTTATCTTATGATAGAAATTTTATTCGACATAAAATAATGCCTATTATTAAAAAAAGATGGAAATTTTTTCCAAAAAATTGTTTAAGAACAACTCAATTAATTCATAATGAACACAAACTTTTAAACAATTTTATACATCCAATTATAAAAAAAAATTTATATAAAAAAAAAGCATTATATTTAAAAAATATAAAAAAATTAAATATAAAAATGCAATATTTTATAATTAGAAAATGGATAAATATACAAAAAAAAAAATTACCATCATTAATTTTTTTAAAAAATATTATAAAAAATGTAATTAATAATAAAAAAAAAAAAAATCCTAAAATTGTTTTAAAAAAATATGAAATTTGGAAATATCAAAATCATTTATTTTGGATAAAAAAAAAACCAACAATAAAAAATTATATTATATTTTGGCATCCTCCATTTAAAAAATTAATCCTTCCAAAAAATTTTGGATATTTAAAAATGATAAAAAAAAAATATTCAAAAAATAAACTATATATAAAAAAACCAAAAAAAAATCAATTAATAATAATTAAATTTCAAACTAATAAAAAAATTCAAACTCATCAAAATAAAACTAAAAAAAAAATTAAAAAAATCTTTAATGAATTTAAAATACCTCCTTGGAAAAGAAAAAAAATTCCACTTTTATTTTATAATAATAAATTAATATCTATAATTGGAATTATAGTTACAAAAAAAAAATATAATATTAAAGAAAAAAAAATTTCTGTCATATGGAATAAATAA
- the nth gene encoding endonuclease III — protein MNRTNIQKILFLLKKKYKKKKRTTLLYSSAFECLISVILSAQSQDIIVNKSTKNLFLVANNPKKMILLGEKKIRYYIKNIGLYKKKAKNIFQTCILLLNTYKGLVPSSRKELEKLPGVGRKTSNVVLNLIFNKKTIAVDTHVFRICNRLGLAIGNTPIKVESILLKIIPNNMKLYIHSWLLFHGRNVCQAKNIQCNICILYKLCKYNNKLKF, from the coding sequence ATGAATAGAACAAATATACAAAAAATTTTATTTTTATTGAAAAAAAAATATAAAAAAAAAAAAAGAACGACGTTATTATATTCTTCTGCTTTTGAATGTTTAATATCTGTTATTTTATCTGCTCAATCACAGGATATTATTGTAAATAAATCTACTAAAAATTTATTTTTAGTTGCTAATAACCCGAAAAAAATGATTTTATTAGGAGAAAAAAAAATACGATATTATATAAAAAATATAGGATTATATAAAAAAAAAGCAAAAAATATTTTTCAAACTTGTATTCTTCTTTTGAATACATATAAAGGTTTAGTTCCTTCATCTAGAAAAGAATTAGAAAAGTTGCCTGGTGTAGGAAGAAAAACTTCTAATGTAGTGTTAAATCTTATTTTTAATAAGAAAACTATTGCAGTAGATACTCATGTATTTAGAATATGTAATAGATTAGGTTTAGCAATTGGAAATACTCCAATAAAAGTTGAATCAATTTTATTAAAAATTATACCTAATAATATGAAATTATATATTCATAGTTGGTTGTTATTTCATGGGAGAAATGTTTGCCAAGCAAAAAATATTCAATGTAATATTTGTATATTATATAAATTATGTAAGTATAATAATAAATTAAAATTTTAA
- the rplT gene encoding 50S ribosomal protein L20: MARVKRGVCSRARHKKILKKAKGYYGARSRVYRVAIQAVLKAGQYAYRDRRQKKRNFRNLWITRINAAVRKNDLSYSCFMHGLKKANIHINRKILSEISIYDQISFSKLVKESRLHLSK, from the coding sequence ATGGCTCGAGTAAAAAGAGGAGTTTGTTCTCGTGCTCGTCATAAAAAAATTTTAAAGAAAGCAAAGGGATATTATGGAGCGAGATCGAGAGTATATCGAGTTGCTATTCAAGCTGTGTTAAAAGCAGGTCAATATGCATATAGAGATAGACGTCAAAAAAAAAGAAATTTTAGAAATTTATGGATTACGCGTATTAATGCTGCAGTTAGGAAAAATGATTTATCTTATAGTTGTTTTATGCATGGTTTAAAAAAAGCGAATATTCATATTAATCGAAAAATTCTTTCTGAAATTTCTATTTATGATCAAATTTCTTTTTCAAAATTAGTAAAAGAATCTCGTTTACATTTAAGTAAATAA
- the thrS gene encoding threonine--tRNA ligase, giving the protein MPVITFSDGSKKQYKKSISIRKVAKDFKNIYKNSYIAGFLNKKIVDWNTLIEKDSNLFFIKKTDESALRIIRNTCLHLLGYTLKSLWPKIKLCKSFVNKSQFYYEFYKKNPITKKEICLIEKKMRSLVKRNYYIFRKKMDYKNFKKILINLKETYKIKILKSNFSCDSNIYFYSHEDNIDFLTGIQAPKVNFCKYFKLQKLSGVYWKSNKNNIMIQRISGTAWENKFQLENFLKILKDKKEIDHRKVNKQLNLFHLQKDVPGMVFWHYNGWFIFKKLKEFIRKKLIKYKYQEVKTPSLMNKLIWKKSGHLENYKNFMFSTFSENKEYCIKPMNCPGHIQIFNNSLKSYRDLPIRLSEFGSCHRNESSGSLHGLMRLRHFTQDDAHIFCTKSQLENEIENCIKMIYEIYNNFSFKKISVKLSTRPKKRIGNNLVWDYTESVLLHVLQKNDIKFIIQKGEGAFYGPKIEFVLRDCFNRNWQCGTIQLDFYLSERLGSFYINKNNKKKFPVLIHRAILGSIERFIGILIEEYKGYLPIWLIPVQVKIINVSEKNIKYCQSVENFLKNKNIRTEMDLRNKSLSLKIRESILSKIPYILICGDKEFQNNTVSIRHFSGKVFNNVNLLEFLEKIFK; this is encoded by the coding sequence ATGCCTGTTATTACATTTTCTGATGGTAGCAAAAAACAATATAAAAAATCTATTTCTATCAGAAAAGTTGCTAAAGATTTTAAAAATATTTATAAAAATTCTTATATTGCAGGATTTTTAAATAAAAAAATAGTAGATTGGAATACATTAATTGAAAAAGATTCAAATTTATTTTTTATTAAAAAAACAGATGAGTCTGCGTTAAGAATAATTAGAAATACATGTCTTCATTTGTTAGGTTATACTCTTAAATCTTTATGGCCAAAAATTAAATTATGTAAATCTTTTGTAAATAAATCTCAATTTTATTATGAATTTTATAAAAAAAATCCTATAACTAAGAAAGAAATATGTTTAATTGAAAAAAAAATGCGTTCTTTAGTTAAAAGAAATTATTATATATTTAGAAAAAAAATGGATTATAAAAATTTTAAAAAAATTTTAATAAATTTAAAAGAAACATATAAAATTAAAATTTTAAAATCAAATTTTTCATGTGATAGTAATATTTATTTTTATTCTCATGAAGATAATATTGATTTTTTGACTGGTATACAAGCACCTAAAGTTAATTTTTGTAAATATTTTAAATTACAAAAATTATCTGGAGTATATTGGAAATCAAATAAAAATAATATTATGATACAAAGAATTTCAGGTACTGCTTGGGAAAATAAGTTTCAATTAGAAAATTTTTTAAAGATTTTAAAAGATAAAAAAGAAATTGATCATAGAAAAGTTAATAAACAATTAAATTTATTTCATTTACAGAAAGATGTTCCAGGAATGGTGTTTTGGCATTATAATGGATGGTTTATATTTAAAAAATTAAAAGAGTTTATTAGAAAAAAGTTAATAAAATATAAATATCAAGAAGTTAAAACTCCATCTTTAATGAATAAATTAATATGGAAAAAAAGTGGTCATTTAGAAAATTATAAAAATTTTATGTTTTCTACATTTTCTGAAAATAAAGAATATTGTATTAAACCAATGAATTGTCCTGGACATATACAAATTTTTAATAATTCTTTAAAATCTTATCGTGATTTACCGATTCGATTATCTGAATTTGGAAGTTGTCATAGAAATGAATCTTCAGGTTCTTTGCATGGTTTAATGAGATTAAGGCACTTTACACAAGATGATGCTCATATTTTTTGTACAAAATCACAATTAGAAAATGAAATTGAAAATTGTATAAAAATGATTTATGAAATATATAATAATTTTTCATTTAAAAAAATTTCTGTAAAATTATCTACTCGCCCAAAGAAAAGAATTGGTAATAATTTAGTATGGGATTATACTGAATCAGTTTTATTACATGTTTTACAAAAAAACGATATAAAATTCATAATTCAAAAAGGAGAAGGTGCATTTTATGGACCAAAAATAGAATTTGTATTAAGAGATTGTTTTAATAGAAATTGGCAATGTGGAACGATTCAATTAGATTTTTATTTATCAGAAAGATTAGGATCTTTTTATATTAATAAAAATAATAAAAAAAAATTTCCAGTATTAATTCACAGAGCGATTTTAGGTTCTATTGAACGATTTATTGGAATTCTTATTGAGGAATATAAAGGTTATCTTCCTATTTGGTTAATTCCTGTTCAAGTAAAAATTATTAATGTATCTGAAAAAAATATTAAATATTGTCAATCTGTTGAGAATTTTTTAAAAAATAAAAATATAAGAACTGAAATGGATTTACGTAATAAAAGTTTGAGTTTGAAAATTAGAGAAAGTATTTTATCAAAAATTCCTTATATATTAATTTGTGGAGATAAAGAATTTCAAAATAATACTGTTTCTATTAGACATTTTTCTGGAAAAGTTTTTAATAATGTAAATTTATTAGAATTTTTAGAGAAAATTTTTAAATAA